The Oncorhynchus mykiss isolate Arlee chromosome 20, USDA_OmykA_1.1, whole genome shotgun sequence genome includes a region encoding these proteins:
- the LOC110499105 gene encoding eukaryotic elongation factor 2 kinase isoform X5, with amino-acid sequence MEDELIFSMDEVGSAQRNPLQQRTPDQRAPSLSNAYDSDEDDYYICPITDDPVSQAEDICGYLKNLVHSKQLSNSPKNSFSYKAVWKRAIEKAKAMPDPWAEFHLEEVKTEPCIRYRYNAITAAWSQDTVHIKVSGQPFGRGAMRECFRTKKLSNFSHSSNWKCACNYVTKRYMEPVDRDVYFEDVRLQMEAKLWGEEYNRHRPPKQVDIMQMCVIEMMERPGKPLYHLEHYIEGKYIKYNSNSGFVKDDNIRLTPQAFSHFSFERSAHQLIVVDIQGVGDLYTDPQIHTERGTDFGDGNLGVRGMALFFHSHLCNKICKSMGLTPFDLSTAEKSQLDCTNTLLKSAQTVLRGSEEQCGFTRFRTISGGRVAPLLSHLSETSSGDDSMSDISDSIPCSPLAFPGSPLGQHFSMGSMGRSPLGWSFINEMDEREKHNRSHSPEHKDSENGGDSGCPSERRSEGDPTDHADGLTDDKWSVYHSSRSHVHRPSCVAVEMERLDSLILEKKIGKSILGKVHLAMVHYHEAGRFCDKEEQWDQDSAMYHLERAAMCGELEAIVALGQCYLQLPHHILSEMELEDNSGSRMKGFKFLLQAAEAGHRSCMILVARAFDTGINLSPDRSQDWKEAMRWYNCALNMTDYDEGGEFDGMQDEPCYQLLAREAEMYQEGGHSLDPDPQRAGDLFTEAADAAMEAMKGRLANQYYMKAEEAWGMMEEEE; translated from the exons ATGGAGGATGAACTGATATTCAGTATGGATGAGGTGGGCAGTGCCCAACGTAACCCACTGCAACAGAGGACCCCTGATCAACGGGCCCCATCTCTAAGCAACGCTTACGATAGCGACGAGGACGACTACTACATCTGTCCAATCACAGACGACCCTGTCAGCCAGGCCGAAGACATCTGTGGCTATTTAAAGAATCTCGTCCACAGCAAGCAGCTGTCTAACTCCCCCAAAAACTCCTTCTCCTACAAG GCGGTGTGGAAAAGAGCCATAGAGAAGGCCAAGGCCATGCCTGACCCATGGGCTGAGTTTCACCTGGAAGAAGTCAAGACAGAGCCATGCATACGATACAG GTACAATGCTATCACGGCGGCATGGTCTCAAGACACAGTGCACATCAAGGTTTCTGGCCAG CCTTTTGGACGCGGGGCCATGAGGGAATGCTTCAGAAC GAAGAAGCTGTCTAACTTCTCCCATAGTAGTAACTGGAAGTGTGCGTGTAACTATGTGACGAAGCGCTACATGGAGCCTGTGGACAGGGATGTGTACTTTGAGGATGTCAGGCTGCAGATGGAGGCCAAACTCTGGGGAGAAGAGTACAACCGCCACAGGCCACCCAAACAG gtGGACATCATGCAGATGTGTGTGATTGAGATGATGGAGCGTCCAGGTAAACCTCTGTACCACCTGGAACACTACATAGAGGGGAAGTACATCAAATACAACTCCAACTCTGGCTTCGTCAAGGATGACAACATCAGGCTCACTCCACAG GCATTCAGTCACTTCTCGTTTGAACGTTCGGCCCACCAGCTGATCGTGGTGGACATCCAGGGGGTGGGGGACCTCTACACGGACCCTCAGATCcacacagagagggggacagacttCGGAGACGGAAACCTGG gtgtGCGGGGCATGGCACTGTTCTTCCACTCCCACCTGTGTAATAAGATATGTAAGAGTATGGGGCTCACACCCTTTGACCTCTCCACTGCAGAGAAAAGCCAGCTAGACTGCACCAACACACTGCTG AAGTCGGCCCAGACGGTACTGAGGGGTAGTGAGGAACAGTGTGGTTTCACTCGTTTTCGTACTATATCAGGGGGCCGTGTGGCCCCACTTCTCTCCCACCTGTCGGAGACCTCGTCTGGGGATGACTCTATGAGTGACATAAGTGACTCCATCCCCTGCTCGCCCCTCGCCTTCCCCGGCTCTCCACTAGGACAGCACTTCTCTATGGGCTCCATGGGCAGGTCTCCTCTGG GTTGGTCTTTCATAAATGAGATGGATGAACGAGAGAAACACAACCGCAGCCACAGCCCAGAACACAAA GACTCAGAGAATGGAGGAGACAGTGGTTGTCcaagtgagaggaggagtgaaggggACCCAACCGACCATGCAGATGGG ctGACAGATGATAAATGGAGTGTCTACCACTCGTCTCGTTCTCACGTCCACCGGCCATCCTGTGTTGCTGTGGAGATGGAAAGACTTGACTCGCTGATCCTGGAGAAGAAGATTGGCAAGTCCATCCTGGGGAAG GTGCACCTGGCGATGGTGCATTACCACGAGGCTGGTCGGTTCTGTGACAAGGAGGAGCAGTGGGACCAGGACTCAGCCATGTACCACCTGGAGAGAGCCGCCATGTGTGGGGAACTAGAGGCTATCGTTGCCCTGGGACAGTGTTACCTACAGCTGCCACACCATATACTGTCAGAGATGGAGCTAGAG GACAACTCAGGGAGCCGTATGAAGGGCTTTAAGTTCCTTCTGCAGGCTGCTGAGGCAGGACACAGATCCTGCATGATCCTGGTGGCCAGGGCCTTCGACACCGGCATCAACCTCTCACCAGACAG GTCCCAGGACTGGAAGGAGGCGATGAGATGGTACAACTGTGCCCTGAACATGACAGACTATGATGAGGGGGGCGAGTTTGACGGCATGCAGGACGAGCCTTGCTACCAGCTGCTGGCCAGAGAGGCTGAGATGTACCAGGAGGGGGGCCACAGCCTGGACCCAGACCCACAGAGAGCAG GTGATCTGTTCACAGAGGCAGCAGACGCAGCCATGGAGGCCATGAAGGGCCGACTGGCCAACCAGTACTATATGAAAGCAGAGGAGGCCTGGGGCatgatggaggaagaggagtag